Below is a genomic region from Candidatus Omnitrophota bacterium.
ATTTTGTTCTCAGGCGGCAGAAGATGCCGATCACGGTCTCCATCGGGATATCGACTTATCCGCAGGAGGCGGTGCTGGAAGAGGAGCTTATACGGATCGCCGACGAACGGCTCTATAAAGCCAAGATCGGCGGGAGGAACCGGCTATGCGCGGATTGATGATAGCGCTGCACGGCTTAACGGCCATAGCGGCGCTGGTCATATTTCATATACTGTACTCTCTGCACAGGATCGACTACCCTTTCATAAATATAGTGCTCCTTATCCTATCCCCGGCCGGTTATCTTTACCGGAGGCCCTTCTCTTACATGGCGCTGGCAGGGGCCTGGGCCCTTCTCTTCCCGCTCTTCTTTTTTGTATACAGGATAGATATCGTGAATGCCGCGCTCCCTCTCCTTATATTCAGCGGCATGACAGCCGGTTTTAACGGGTGCAGGGTCATGATGCGGAAGACCATAGCCATACGCGGCCGTGAAGTGAAGTATAAGGAAGCGGAAAAGGCGGACCTGTCGGGGAATTTCGAAGAGTTGAGCGAAGCGGAGGATGCCGTAAGGAATAAGGAGCTCGTCATCGTCAACCTGTATGAGGCCACTAAGAAGATGTCGGCAAGCCTCACGTTCGAAGACATCTTCAGGATATTCAGCACATTGATGAAGGACCATTTCACCTTTTTGAGAAGCGAGCTCGTGATCCTGAAGACGGCCGACGGCCACCCTGCGGCAGGCAGGTCGTATCATATGCAGGGCCCCGATACAGGTGATGACCGCGTATCAGAAGTCGACTACGGGGAACTTGTCAGGGCCTCTTCGGAGCATAATAAGGCCGTATACATAACGAGACAGGACGATGCGCCGTTATTTGACCGGCTGAAACTGGGGCAGGAAGCGGACAGTATTATGATGATGCCGTTCCTGAGCGGGAAGAAGACAGTGGCGGTCCTTGCGGTAGAGAACCTTCCGCAAGGCGATTTCGAACGGCTTGTCATACTGGCTGCGCAATTTTCGCTTGAGATGAAGAAGATACTTCTCTATGAGAAGGTAGAAGAGATGGCCATCACCGACGGCCTGACGGGGCTATACGTGAGGAGATATTTTCTCGAACGCCTGGACGAGGAATTAAGCCGTTCGAGGCGGCACAGGTTCAACTTTGCGTTCCTGATGTGCGATATAGACAATTTCAAACACACCAATGACACATACGGTCACCTTGTCGGGGACGTCGTCCTGAAAGAGGCGGCCCGTATCATGAAGGGGAGCATACGGGAGATCGACCTTGCCGCCAGGTACGGCGGAGAGGAATTTTCTATGATATTGCCGGAGACCGATGCGGCAGGCGCGCTGGTGGTCGCCGAGAGGATACGGAAGAAGATAGAGGACAGCACATTCAAGGCGTACGACGAGAGCATAAAGGCGACGATAAGCATAGGCATTGCGATGTACCCGGAAGATGCGAAGTCCGCCGATGACCTGATAGAAAGATCGGACGCCGCGCTATACAAAGCCAAACGTTCGGGTAAAAATGTTGTATGCGCGTATGGGAAGTAGTATAATAGAGCTTTAAAAATAGGGTCAAGAAAAAACGGGGGGTTATGAAATTATTCATAGATACCGCTAATATCGAAGAGATACGGGAGGCGAATGCGCTCGGCATAGTGGACGGTGTAACGACGAACCCTACCCTGATAGCCAGGGAAGGCAAGGACTTCATATCGACGGTCAAAGAGATATGCGCGATAGTGGACGGCCCTATAAGCGCTGAGGTGATAAGCCTGAAGGCCGACGAGATGGTAAAGGAAGCTCAACAGCTTTCAAAGATACATAAAAACATCGTAGTGAAGATCCCCATGACCGCCGAAGGCCTCAAGGCGACGAAGGTGCTCTCGGGGGACGGTGTAAAGACGAATCTTACGTTATGCTTCTCACCCGCGCAGGCGCTCCTGGCGGCAAAGGCCGGCGCCGCTTACGTCAGCCCGTTCATAGGCCGTCTCGATGATATAGGCCAGGTCGGCATGGATCTCATAAGGGATATCAGGACCATATTCTCCAATTACGGTTTCAAGACCCGGATCATCGTAGCGAGCGTGAGGAACCCGGTTCATGTGCTGGAAGCGGCCAAATTGGGAGCGGACATAGCCACGGTGCCGTACGGTGTCCTGATGGCGCTCGTGAAGCATCCACTGACCGACGCCGGGATAGAACGGTTCTTAAAGGACTGGAAGAGTGTTCCGAAGAGATAGAACAGGGTATAGGGTATCGGGTATAGGGTATAGTCCGAAGTTCATAGCTCTCGGCTTTGGGCTTTGGGCTCTGTGCTCTGTGCTTCCTGCCAAGGCCTCCGCGGAAGAACCTCCGTCAAAAGAACCCATCGTCGTCAACGGCGACACCGTCGAATACCTGCACGAGAAGAAAGAGGTCACCGGTTCCGGCAACGTATCCATAACCTATAAAGACGTATTGCTCACCTGCGACAAGATAACGGTCCACCTTGATACAAAAGACGCCATAGCGGAAGGGAACGTAAAGATAACCCAGAAAGAGTCCTACTTCACCGGCGAAAAGATATTGTACAACTTTGACAAGAGGACGGGGGATATCGTGAACGGTTATATCAATTCGAAACCGTTCTACGGCAAGGCCGACGAGATAGCAAAGGTAAGCGAAAAAGAGATAAAGCTGGACCGCGGTTATGTGACTACCTGTGAGCTCGAGAAACCGCATTACCGCGTACAGGCAAGGCAGGTGAAGATATACCTGGAAGACAGGGTCGTCGCCAAACATATACTCTTCTTCGTAGGCAACGTGCCCATAATGTACTTCCCGTATTATGTGCAGCCGCTCAAGGAGCAGACCGCCCACGCCACGATACAGGTAGGGAAGGAGAGCGAGTGGGGCTACTACGTCCTCACGTCATACAGGTACTATTTCAGCGAGATATGCAACGGGAAGTTCCTGGTCGACTACAGGACCAAAAAGGGGCTGGCGGAGGGTGTAGATAATAAATACAGGATCAACGGCCTCGGGGATGGTGTAGTCAGATTTTACTATACCAACGAGAACGACAGCACCGCTTACGACCGCGAGGGCGACACCCAATCCAAGTACAGGGTCCAGGTCAGGCACAAATGGGACATGGGCAATGATACCGTTGCCACGCTTGAGCTCAATAAGGTCCGCGACCAGAATTTCGTGAAGGACTACCTCTACAAGGAATATGAGGAAGCAGGCGACCCGGACAACTACCTCTCGTTCATAACGACAAAAGATAATTACACCATAAGCCTCCTTTTCCGTAAGAGGATGGATAAGTACTTCGATGTCGTGGAACGCCTGCCCGAATTCAAGATCGAGATACCGAACAACCGGCTGACGGAAAAATTCCCCATTTACTACAAACAGGAGACGGCGGGCGTCTACCTGAACCATACCTTCCCCGAGACGGACCTGGAAGACCAGAAGGACGTGAGCACGATACGATTCGACACGTATCACCGGCTCTCATATGCGTCGAAATTGCTGGGGTCGTTGAGCGTTACGCCCTATGCGGCCATACGGGAGACGTACTATTCGAAGAACAGGTGGGGCACCACGAATGTGGACCGCACCGTATTCTCGGCCGGCCTGGACAACTCCATAAAATTTTACAGGATCTACGATGTGCAGACGTCGTATCTGGGGCTCGATATAAACAAATTGAGGCATATAATAACGCCCACCGCCAATTACTACTTCACATACCAGCCGACGGTCTCTCCCGACAACCTTAACCAGTTCGATGAGGTGGACTCGATAGCCGCCAATAACGGCATACAGTTCGCGATAGAGAATAAACTACAGACGAAGAGGCCCGAGGGGAAAGATGGGCCGCTCAAATCCGTGGACCTCGCCACGCTCATAGTCAGCACCGACTACGCCTTCCGCCTGGAGAAAGGGAGCGCAAGCTTCAAGTCGCAGAAGTTCCAGAGCATAGAGTTCCAGCTGGAGTTGTCGCCCTATCCGTGGCTCTATTCGATAGTGAAGATGAGCGTCGACACGAAGCGCCAGCTCATACAGTCCGAGAGCGTCGACCTTGTTGCGAGGTGGGCTGACAGGTGGTCGCTCGGGCTGGGCCACCGTTTTGAGGATGTCGAGTCGGGGAGGAGCAATTTTGCCACTCTCGATTTCATCTATAAGATAAACGAAAAGTGGAAGGTCCGCGCCTATGAACGGTTCAATATGCTGGACGGTTCTTTCGAAGAGCAGGAGTACACAGTATACAGGGACCTCCACTGCTGGGTCGCGGAATTGACCTACAACACAAAGACGTATTCGGACGACCAGACCATCTGGTTCGTGATGCGCCTCAAGGCCTTCCCGGAATACCCGATAGGGTTCAAGCGCACTTATTACCGTCCGCAGTTCGGCTCCACAGGGAATATGTAGCCCTCTTCGATTTTTATATTGTAATTTTTCATACCCCCATGATATAATTTTAACCTAATTATATACTATAACCATATATAGATAGGGGAAGAGACGCGATGAATATCTGCATAATCGGCTCAGGGTATGTAGGACTGGTGACGGGCGCCTGCCTCGCCGACCTCGGCAACACCGTGATATGCGTAGATAAGGACGAAGCGAAGATAAAGAGGCTTAAGTCGGGCAAGATGCCTATTTATGAGCCCGGCCTGGAAGAGCTTGTCATGCGCAACAGGAAAGAGAAGCGCCTCTCTTTCGGGACGAGCATAAGGGAAGGCGTGAAGAAGTCCGAAGTGATATTCATCGCGGTCGGCACGCCCTCCAAGAACAGCGGCGAAGCCGACCTCGCCTTCGTGGAGGGCGTCTCTAAAGAGATCGCCCTATCCATGCCCTCCTACCGGCTCATAGTCGAAAAGTCGACCGTCCCGGTCAATACCGGGGAGTGGGTAGAGCACACCATCGGCGTATTCAACAAACGCAAGGTCAAGTTCGACGTGGCCTCCAACCCGGAGTTCCTGCGCGAGGGTTCCGCGCTGGATGATTTTATGCACCCGGACAGGGTCGTGATAGGGGTCAAGTCGAAGAGGGCGCGCGACATCCTGACAGAACTGTATAAACCCCTGTCCGTGCCGCTGGTCATCACGGACATAAGATCGGCAGAGCTCATCAAACACGCTTCCAATTCATTCCTCGCCGCAAAGATATCCTTTATCAACGCGGTGGCCGATATATGCGACCTCGTGGGGGCGGATATCTCGGAAGTCGCCAGGGGCATGGGTCTCGACAGGAGGATAGGTAAGGATTTTCTCAATGCAGGCATAGGGTTCGGCGGTTCGTGCTTTCCGAAAGACCTCTCCGCGTTCCTCAGGATAACGGAGAAGCTGGGGTATGATTTCGGGATGCTGAGAGAGGCCCAGAAGGTGAACGAAGACCAGAAGACGTTCCTTATGAAAAAGATCGAAGGGCTCTTATGGAACGTATCCGAGAAGACGATAGGCGTCCTGGGGCTCTCGTTCAAACCCAATACCGATGATATACGGTACTCGCCGGCGCTGGGCATGATCTCGATCTTCCTGAAAGAGGGCGCCAGGGTAAAGGTCTATGACCCGAAGGCGATGGAGAAGGCTAAAAAGGTCCTGAAGAAGACGGTGAAGTTCTGCAAAAACCCGTATGAAGTCGCCCGGGGCAGTGATTGCCTGCTGATAGCCACCGAGTGGAACGAGTTCAAAGAGCTCGATTTCAAAAAGGTCAGGGGATTGATGCGGCAACCGGTCATAGTCGACGGCAGGAATATTTACGATCCCGTCGAGATAAAGAAGCTGGGTTTCAGATATACGGGAGTGGGGAGGAGCTGAAGAATGGTCATGATCGACGGAGTGAAAGTGAAGAAGCTGAAACTGATACCCGATGAGCGCGGGCGGCTCATGGAGATGCTGCGCAGCGACGAAGATATCTTCAAAAAATTCGGCCAGGTCTACATGACCACCGCCAAGCCCGGCGTCGTCAAGGCGTGGCATTACCACAAGAGACAGACGGATAACTTCGTCTGCGTCCACGGGAAGATAAGGCTGGCCCTCTACGACTCCCGCAAGAAGTCCCCGACGTACGGCCAGGTGAACGAGTTCACCCTGTGCCTCGAAGACCCGATACTCGTGCAGATACCGGAGATGGTCTACCATGGTTTCAAGGGAGTGAGCGATTGCGAATCGATAGTGATAAATACCCCTACCAGGCCTTATGATCACAAGAAGCCGGACGAATACAGGATAGACGCTTACGAGAACGATATACCGTACGATTGGAGAAGATGACCATGAAGATAAAAGGCGTGATTTTGGCGGGCGGCCTGGGGAAGCGGCTCTTCCCGCTCACGAAGATAACGAATAAGCACCTCCTGCCGGTATACTGCAAGCCGATGATCTATTATCCGATACAGACGCTGGTCGATGCCGGCATAACGGAGATATTGATCGTGACGGGCGGTATGCACGCCGGAGAGTTCCTGCGGTTATTGGGTAACGGCGCGGAATTCGGCCTCAAGCATATAAACTACACCTACCAGGAAGGCGAGGGGGGTATAGC
It encodes:
- a CDS encoding GGDEF domain-containing protein → MRGLMIALHGLTAIAALVIFHILYSLHRIDYPFINIVLLILSPAGYLYRRPFSYMALAGAWALLFPLFFFVYRIDIVNAALPLLIFSGMTAGFNGCRVMMRKTIAIRGREVKYKEAEKADLSGNFEELSEAEDAVRNKELVIVNLYEATKKMSASLTFEDIFRIFSTLMKDHFTFLRSELVILKTADGHPAAGRSYHMQGPDTGDDRVSEVDYGELVRASSEHNKAVYITRQDDAPLFDRLKLGQEADSIMMMPFLSGKKTVAVLAVENLPQGDFERLVILAAQFSLEMKKILLYEKVEEMAITDGLTGLYVRRYFLERLDEELSRSRRHRFNFAFLMCDIDNFKHTNDTYGHLVGDVVLKEAARIMKGSIREIDLAARYGGEEFSMILPETDAAGALVVAERIRKKIEDSTFKAYDESIKATISIGIAMYPEDAKSADDLIERSDAALYKAKRSGKNVVCAYGK
- the fsa gene encoding fructose-6-phosphate aldolase; this encodes MKLFIDTANIEEIREANALGIVDGVTTNPTLIAREGKDFISTVKEICAIVDGPISAEVISLKADEMVKEAQQLSKIHKNIVVKIPMTAEGLKATKVLSGDGVKTNLTLCFSPAQALLAAKAGAAYVSPFIGRLDDIGQVGMDLIRDIRTIFSNYGFKTRIIVASVRNPVHVLEAAKLGADIATVPYGVLMALVKHPLTDAGIERFLKDWKSVPKR
- a CDS encoding LptA/OstA family protein is translated as MLPAKASAEEPPSKEPIVVNGDTVEYLHEKKEVTGSGNVSITYKDVLLTCDKITVHLDTKDAIAEGNVKITQKESYFTGEKILYNFDKRTGDIVNGYINSKPFYGKADEIAKVSEKEIKLDRGYVTTCELEKPHYRVQARQVKIYLEDRVVAKHILFFVGNVPIMYFPYYVQPLKEQTAHATIQVGKESEWGYYVLTSYRYYFSEICNGKFLVDYRTKKGLAEGVDNKYRINGLGDGVVRFYYTNENDSTAYDREGDTQSKYRVQVRHKWDMGNDTVATLELNKVRDQNFVKDYLYKEYEEAGDPDNYLSFITTKDNYTISLLFRKRMDKYFDVVERLPEFKIEIPNNRLTEKFPIYYKQETAGVYLNHTFPETDLEDQKDVSTIRFDTYHRLSYASKLLGSLSVTPYAAIRETYYSKNRWGTTNVDRTVFSAGLDNSIKFYRIYDVQTSYLGLDINKLRHIITPTANYYFTYQPTVSPDNLNQFDEVDSIAANNGIQFAIENKLQTKRPEGKDGPLKSVDLATLIVSTDYAFRLEKGSASFKSQKFQSIEFQLELSPYPWLYSIVKMSVDTKRQLIQSESVDLVARWADRWSLGLGHRFEDVESGRSNFATLDFIYKINEKWKVRAYERFNMLDGSFEEQEYTVYRDLHCWVAELTYNTKTYSDDQTIWFVMRLKAFPEYPIGFKRTYYRPQFGSTGNM
- a CDS encoding UDP-glucose/GDP-mannose dehydrogenase family protein, which codes for MNICIIGSGYVGLVTGACLADLGNTVICVDKDEAKIKRLKSGKMPIYEPGLEELVMRNRKEKRLSFGTSIREGVKKSEVIFIAVGTPSKNSGEADLAFVEGVSKEIALSMPSYRLIVEKSTVPVNTGEWVEHTIGVFNKRKVKFDVASNPEFLREGSALDDFMHPDRVVIGVKSKRARDILTELYKPLSVPLVITDIRSAELIKHASNSFLAAKISFINAVADICDLVGADISEVARGMGLDRRIGKDFLNAGIGFGGSCFPKDLSAFLRITEKLGYDFGMLREAQKVNEDQKTFLMKKIEGLLWNVSEKTIGVLGLSFKPNTDDIRYSPALGMISIFLKEGARVKVYDPKAMEKAKKVLKKTVKFCKNPYEVARGSDCLLIATEWNEFKELDFKKVRGLMRQPVIVDGRNIYDPVEIKKLGFRYTGVGRS
- a CDS encoding dTDP-4-dehydrorhamnose 3,5-epimerase family protein, which gives rise to MIDGVKVKKLKLIPDERGRLMEMLRSDEDIFKKFGQVYMTTAKPGVVKAWHYHKRQTDNFVCVHGKIRLALYDSRKKSPTYGQVNEFTLCLEDPILVQIPEMVYHGFKGVSDCESIVINTPTRPYDHKKPDEYRIDAYENDIPYDWRR